A region from the Streptomyces sp. 3214.6 genome encodes:
- a CDS encoding carbohydrate ABC transporter permease, whose amino-acid sequence MSSLAVQKAPSAAGTTGTAHSRPPLRSRIALVPTITLLVGAIYCLLPVAWVVIASTKSGSELFSTFTFLPGTGFADNLTDLNAYRDGIYWQWMGNSALYAILGALLSTCVSAFSGYALATYRFRGRETLFNVLLAGVLMPPIILAIPQYLLMANADLTDSYWSVLLPQILSPYGVYLARIYAAAAVPSDVVEAGRMDGASEWRIFTRIALPMMVPGMVTVFLFQFVAIWNNFLLPYIMLSDDEKFPITLGLFTLLEQGANTPALYTLVITGAFLAVFPLVALFLVIQRFWSLDLLSGAVKS is encoded by the coding sequence ATGAGTTCTCTTGCCGTACAGAAAGCCCCTTCGGCGGCCGGTACGACGGGCACGGCGCACAGCCGTCCGCCGCTGCGCAGCCGGATCGCGCTGGTGCCGACGATCACGCTGCTGGTGGGCGCGATCTACTGCCTGCTGCCGGTGGCGTGGGTGGTGATCGCGTCCACCAAGTCGGGCAGTGAGCTGTTCTCCACCTTCACGTTCCTGCCGGGCACCGGCTTCGCCGACAACCTCACGGACCTCAACGCCTACCGTGACGGCATCTACTGGCAGTGGATGGGCAACTCCGCCCTGTACGCGATCCTCGGAGCGCTGCTGTCGACGTGTGTGTCGGCGTTCAGCGGCTACGCGCTGGCGACGTACCGCTTCCGGGGCCGCGAGACATTGTTCAACGTGCTGCTCGCCGGCGTGCTGATGCCGCCGATCATCCTCGCCATCCCGCAGTACCTGCTGATGGCGAACGCGGACCTCACGGACTCCTACTGGTCCGTGCTGCTGCCGCAGATCCTCTCGCCGTACGGCGTCTACCTCGCGCGCATCTACGCGGCCGCGGCCGTGCCGAGCGACGTGGTGGAGGCCGGCCGGATGGACGGGGCGAGCGAGTGGCGAATCTTCACCCGGATCGCGCTGCCGATGATGGTGCCCGGCATGGTGACGGTGTTCCTGTTCCAGTTCGTGGCGATCTGGAACAACTTCCTGCTGCCGTACATCATGCTCAGCGACGACGAGAAGTTCCCGATCACGCTCGGCCTGTTCACGCTCCTCGAACAGGGCGCCAACACCCCGGCGCTCTACACGCTGGTGATCACCGGCGCGTTCCTGGCCGTGTTTCCGCTGGTGGCGCTCTTCCTGGTCATTCAGCGCTTCTGGAGCCTGGATCTGCTGTCCGGAGCCGTAAAGTCATGA
- a CDS encoding carbohydrate ABC transporter permease — MTTARRKSYGVKGAPYAFLLPATILFALFFALPIGYAVWLSFHKVHVSGLGLGSGARKEVWAGIENYTDALTDSELVDGALRVLGYGCIVVPVMLGLALLFALMLDSDKVRLAPFTRLAIFLPYAIPGVVAALLWGFLYLPDVSPFYYVLQKLGMPQPDLLDGGPLYLALSNIAVWGGTGFNMIVIYTSLQAIPAEVYEAAKLDGATPLQIALRIKIPMVAPSLVLTFFFSIIATLQVFNEPTTLKPLTNSVSTTWSPLMKVYRDAFGTGDIYQAAAEAVIIAIATLVLSFGFLRAANRRNKQEAAR, encoded by the coding sequence GTGACCACCGCACGCCGGAAGTCGTACGGGGTCAAGGGGGCCCCGTATGCCTTCCTCCTCCCCGCGACGATCCTCTTCGCCCTGTTCTTCGCGCTGCCCATCGGGTACGCGGTCTGGCTCAGCTTCCACAAGGTGCACGTCTCCGGCCTCGGCCTGGGGTCGGGCGCGCGGAAGGAGGTCTGGGCCGGCATCGAGAACTACACCGACGCCCTCACCGACAGCGAGCTGGTCGACGGCGCGCTGCGCGTCCTCGGGTACGGCTGCATCGTCGTTCCGGTGATGCTGGGCCTGGCGCTGCTGTTCGCGCTGATGCTCGACTCCGACAAGGTGCGCCTCGCGCCCTTCACCCGGCTCGCGATCTTCCTGCCGTACGCCATCCCCGGCGTGGTGGCGGCGCTGCTGTGGGGCTTTTTGTACCTTCCGGACGTCAGCCCCTTCTACTACGTGCTCCAGAAGCTGGGCATGCCGCAGCCGGACCTGCTGGACGGCGGTCCGCTGTACCTCGCCCTGTCGAACATCGCGGTCTGGGGCGGCACCGGCTTCAACATGATCGTCATCTACACCTCGCTGCAGGCCATCCCGGCCGAGGTGTACGAGGCGGCGAAGCTGGACGGCGCCACCCCGCTGCAGATCGCGCTGAGGATCAAGATCCCGATGGTGGCGCCCTCGCTGGTGCTGACCTTCTTCTTCTCGATCATCGCCACGCTCCAGGTGTTCAACGAGCCGACCACCCTGAAGCCGCTCACCAACTCCGTGTCCACGACCTGGAGTCCGCTGATGAAGGTGTACCGGGACGCGTTCGGCACCGGTGACATCTACCAGGCGGCCGCCGAGGCCGTGATCATCGCGATCGCCACGCTGGTGCTGTCGTTCGGCTTTCTGCGGGCCGCCAACCGTCGTAACAAGCAGGAGGCAGCACGATGA
- a CDS encoding ABC transporter substrate-binding protein, producing MPNTKRRRLIVRGAASAIAVTLGASALAACGSSDDDSKAESGPVSLTYWTWTPGMDKVVDLWNKGQGKKDQITVTVKKQASGDTLVTKILTAHKAGKAPDLVQAEYQALPTLVSNDALADIAKNVGDARAKFADGVWQQTTLGTDAVYAVPQDIGPMMFYYRADLFKKYGLTVPQTWDQFAETARTLKKKAPDLDLTTFSANDSGLFAGLAQQAGAKWWTTSGDKWKVGVNDTATKKVADFWGGLVKEGAIDNQPMYTPAWNKALNTGKQIAWVSAVWAPGTLTTAAPDTKGKWAMAPLPQWSNGENVTGSWGGSSTAVTTDSKHKEAAAKFAAWLNTDGDALNALAKESGIYPASTSAQLSGAFTTPPAYFSNQADFYTTAAKIAKTTAPSAWGPNVNVAYTTFKDAFGAAAKNKSDFSAALDKMQSDTVADMKKQGFEVSE from the coding sequence ATGCCCAACACGAAGCGTCGGCGGCTCATTGTCAGAGGTGCAGCTTCCGCCATCGCCGTCACGCTCGGCGCCAGCGCGCTCGCCGCGTGCGGCTCGTCCGACGACGACAGCAAGGCCGAGTCCGGTCCGGTCTCGCTGACGTACTGGACCTGGACGCCCGGCATGGACAAGGTCGTGGACCTGTGGAACAAGGGCCAGGGCAAGAAGGACCAGATCACCGTCACGGTGAAGAAGCAGGCGTCCGGCGACACACTGGTCACCAAGATCCTCACCGCGCACAAGGCGGGCAAGGCGCCGGACCTGGTCCAGGCCGAGTACCAGGCGCTGCCGACGCTGGTCAGCAATGACGCGCTGGCGGACATAGCCAAGAACGTCGGCGACGCCAGAGCCAAGTTCGCCGACGGTGTCTGGCAGCAGACGACGCTGGGCACGGACGCCGTCTACGCGGTTCCGCAGGACATCGGCCCGATGATGTTCTACTACCGCGCCGACCTCTTCAAGAAGTACGGCCTGACGGTTCCGCAGACCTGGGATCAGTTCGCCGAGACGGCCCGCACGCTGAAGAAGAAGGCGCCGGACCTCGACCTCACCACGTTCTCCGCCAACGACTCCGGTCTCTTCGCGGGCCTCGCCCAGCAGGCCGGTGCCAAGTGGTGGACCACCTCCGGCGACAAGTGGAAGGTCGGCGTCAACGACACGGCCACCAAGAAGGTCGCCGACTTCTGGGGCGGCCTCGTCAAGGAGGGCGCCATCGACAACCAGCCGATGTACACCCCGGCCTGGAACAAGGCGCTCAACACCGGCAAGCAGATCGCCTGGGTCTCTGCCGTGTGGGCGCCGGGCACCCTGACCACAGCCGCGCCCGACACCAAGGGCAAGTGGGCGATGGCCCCGCTCCCCCAGTGGTCGAACGGCGAGAACGTCACCGGCAGCTGGGGCGGCTCCTCCACGGCCGTGACCACGGACTCCAAGCACAAGGAGGCCGCCGCCAAGTTCGCCGCCTGGCTGAACACCGACGGCGACGCCCTCAACGCGCTGGCCAAGGAGAGCGGCATCTACCCGGCCTCCACCTCGGCCCAGCTCAGCGGCGCCTTCACCACCCCGCCGGCCTACTTCTCCAACCAGGCGGACTTCTACACCACCGCCGCCAAGATCGCGAAGACGACGGCGCCGTCGGCCTGGGGCCCGAACGTGAACGTCGCCTACACGACCTTCAAGGACGCGTTCGGCGCCGCCGCGAAGAACAAGTCGGACTTCTCTGCCGCTCTGGACAAGATGCAGTCGGACACCGTCGCCGACATGAAGAAGCAGGGCTTCGAGGTCTCCGAGTGA
- a CDS encoding beta-galactosidase yields the protein MPETTPRGLTGLAFGGDYNPEQWPETVWQDDVRLMREAGVTMVSVGIFSWALLEPSPGVYDFGWLDRIIDLLHENGIRVDLGTPTVVPPVWFFRNHPEALPVTPEGVRYEFGSRGAICHSNTDYRAAAANITSRLAERYGDHPALAMWHVHNEYGVPVSACYCDSCAAHFRRWLATTYGTVEAVNEAWGTAFWGQRYADFEEINPPRATPTVGNPGQALDYKRFADATMRENFCAERDILHRLAPGVPVTTNFMTALSQCDSVDYWAWGREVDLVTNDHYLITDGRRTHVNLAMAADLTRSVGAGAPWILLEHSTSGINWQPRNPAKAPGQMARNSLAHVARGSEGAMFFQWRQSRRGAEKFHSAMVPHGGTDTRVWREVVELGASLDSLSMIGGTRTEADVAMLWDWHSWWAQNLAWRPSEDADPRERADAFYEVLYDRHLTVDFARPEGDLAQYPLVVVPALYLMTEAAGNNLREYVENGGTLVVSYFSGIVDEHDAVHEGAYPGALRDVLGLTVEEFSPLLQGEGVRLTGPDGSELGGDVWTEFVVPRGAETVWTYADGLTAGHPAVTRHRLGEGTAWYVSTRLGHEGLDAVLGWAAEDASIAPRADLPHDVEVVRRSGETGGYLFAINHTATDAKVPLETSGTELLTGERAAGRLAVPAGAVRVVRLDG from the coding sequence ATGCCGGAGACCACCCCCAGGGGCCTCACCGGGCTCGCCTTCGGTGGGGACTACAACCCCGAACAGTGGCCGGAAACCGTCTGGCAGGACGACGTCCGGCTGATGCGGGAGGCCGGCGTCACCATGGTGAGCGTCGGGATCTTCTCCTGGGCCCTGCTGGAGCCCTCGCCCGGGGTGTACGACTTCGGCTGGCTGGACCGGATCATCGACCTGCTGCACGAGAACGGCATCCGCGTCGACCTGGGCACCCCCACCGTCGTCCCGCCGGTCTGGTTCTTCCGCAACCACCCGGAGGCGCTGCCGGTGACGCCCGAGGGCGTCCGCTACGAGTTCGGCTCGCGCGGGGCCATCTGCCACAGCAACACGGACTACCGGGCCGCGGCGGCGAACATCACCAGCCGGCTCGCCGAGCGCTACGGCGACCACCCGGCGCTGGCGATGTGGCACGTGCACAACGAGTACGGCGTCCCCGTCTCGGCCTGCTACTGCGACTCCTGCGCCGCCCACTTCCGCCGCTGGCTGGCGACGACGTACGGCACGGTGGAGGCGGTCAACGAGGCGTGGGGCACCGCCTTCTGGGGCCAGCGCTACGCGGACTTCGAGGAGATCAACCCGCCGCGCGCCACCCCGACCGTCGGCAACCCGGGCCAGGCCCTGGACTACAAGCGGTTCGCCGACGCCACCATGCGCGAGAACTTCTGCGCGGAGCGGGACATCCTGCACCGCCTCGCGCCCGGCGTCCCGGTGACGACGAACTTCATGACCGCCCTCAGCCAGTGCGACTCCGTCGACTACTGGGCCTGGGGCCGCGAGGTAGACCTCGTCACCAACGACCACTACCTGATCACCGACGGCCGCCGCACCCACGTCAACCTCGCGATGGCCGCCGACCTCACCCGCTCCGTCGGCGCCGGCGCGCCCTGGATCCTGCTGGAGCACTCCACCTCGGGCATCAACTGGCAGCCGCGCAACCCCGCCAAGGCCCCCGGCCAGATGGCCCGCAACTCCCTCGCCCATGTGGCCCGCGGCTCCGAGGGCGCCATGTTCTTCCAGTGGCGGCAGTCCCGGCGCGGCGCCGAGAAGTTCCACTCGGCGATGGTCCCGCACGGCGGCACCGACACCCGCGTGTGGCGCGAGGTCGTCGAGCTCGGCGCCTCCCTCGACTCCCTCAGCATGATCGGCGGCACCCGCACCGAAGCCGACGTGGCGATGCTCTGGGACTGGCACTCCTGGTGGGCGCAGAACCTCGCCTGGCGCCCCAGCGAGGACGCCGACCCGCGCGAGCGCGCCGACGCCTTCTACGAGGTCCTCTACGACCGCCACCTCACCGTCGACTTCGCCCGTCCCGAGGGCGACCTCGCGCAGTACCCGCTGGTCGTGGTCCCCGCCCTGTACCTGATGACCGAGGCGGCCGGGAACAACCTCAGGGAGTACGTCGAGAACGGCGGCACCCTCGTCGTGTCGTACTTCTCCGGCATCGTCGACGAGCACGACGCCGTCCACGAAGGCGCCTACCCCGGCGCGCTCCGGGACGTCCTCGGCCTCACCGTCGAGGAGTTCTCCCCGCTGCTCCAGGGCGAGGGCGTGCGCCTCACCGGCCCCGACGGCTCCGAGCTCGGCGGCGACGTGTGGACGGAGTTCGTCGTCCCACGGGGCGCCGAGACCGTCTGGACCTACGCCGACGGCCTCACCGCCGGGCACCCGGCCGTCACCCGGCACCGCCTCGGTGAGGGCACCGCCTGGTACGTCTCCACCCGCCTCGGCCACGAGGGCCTGGACGCGGTGCTCGGCTGGGCCGCCGAGGACGCCTCGATCGCCCCGCGCGCCGACCTGCCCCACGACGTCGAGGTCGTGCGGCGCTCCGGCGAGACGGGCGGCTACCTCTTCGCGATCAACCACACCGCCACCGACGCCAAGGTGCCGCTGGAGACCTCCGGCACCGAACTGCTGACGGGCGAACGCGCTGCCGGCCGCCTCGCGGTCCCGGCGGGAGCCGTCCGGGTCGTGCGACTCGACGGCTGA
- a CDS encoding glycoside hydrolase family 53 protein gives MFHPRRTLRALLLPLAAGLALTALPAQTAQAASTLANGGFESDGTGTATPAGWSTYSAAGQNSASFTESGGHGGNYRLSHWASTAYKVETYQYLSGLTNGSYKLTAWVRSSGGQNAAYIALKNCGGPDRRTDLPVSSSGWVHIVTPVSVTNNQCTISINSDANAGNWINVDDLAFTSGTSGLSIKGADISSLAKSEAKGGVYRTASGATGDAVTILKNAGMNYARLKVWVNPADGYNNKTRVLAMAKRVKAAGQKLLVDFHYSDTWADPGAQSKPAAWASHSYSQLKTDVYNHTYDVLNALKAQGTTADMVQVGNEINGGMLWSEGSTDNWSQLAGLLNSGYDAVKAVSSSTTVALHLAKGGDLSGTRWWFDNAVSNGVKFDAIGLSYYGYWHGTLADFQTTLDDAASRYAKPVFVAETAYPFRLDSDDSLTNQIDLSSELVSGYPATAAGQLAWMNAVANIVEAVPNGRGLGVFYWEATWTAVTGNGWDPTDASSGNGWENQALFGYDDKALSSMSWFSHR, from the coding sequence ATGTTCCATCCCAGACGCACCCTCAGGGCCCTGCTGCTGCCGCTCGCCGCGGGACTCGCCCTCACGGCCCTGCCCGCGCAGACCGCCCAGGCGGCGAGCACCCTCGCCAACGGCGGCTTCGAGTCCGACGGCACCGGCACCGCGACACCGGCCGGCTGGTCCACGTACTCGGCGGCCGGCCAGAACTCCGCCTCCTTCACCGAGTCCGGAGGTCACGGCGGCAACTACCGCCTGTCCCACTGGGCGTCCACCGCCTACAAGGTGGAGACGTACCAGTACCTCTCGGGCCTGACCAACGGCTCATACAAGCTGACCGCCTGGGTCCGCTCCAGCGGCGGCCAGAACGCGGCCTACATAGCCCTCAAGAACTGCGGCGGCCCGGACCGCCGCACCGACCTGCCGGTCTCGTCCAGCGGCTGGGTGCACATCGTCACGCCGGTCAGCGTGACCAACAACCAGTGCACCATCAGCATCAACAGTGACGCGAACGCGGGCAACTGGATCAATGTGGACGACCTGGCCTTCACGTCCGGCACGAGCGGACTGTCGATCAAGGGCGCCGACATCTCCTCCCTCGCCAAGAGCGAGGCAAAGGGCGGTGTCTACAGGACCGCTTCGGGCGCCACCGGCGACGCGGTCACCATCCTGAAGAACGCCGGCATGAACTACGCGCGCCTGAAGGTCTGGGTCAACCCGGCCGACGGCTACAACAACAAGACGCGCGTCCTCGCCATGGCCAAGCGCGTCAAGGCCGCCGGGCAGAAGCTCCTGGTCGACTTCCACTACTCGGACACCTGGGCCGACCCGGGCGCCCAGTCCAAGCCGGCCGCCTGGGCGAGCCACTCGTACAGCCAGCTCAAGACGGACGTGTACAACCACACCTACGACGTGTTGAACGCGTTGAAGGCCCAGGGCACCACCGCCGACATGGTCCAGGTCGGCAACGAGATCAACGGCGGCATGCTGTGGTCCGAGGGGTCCACCGACAACTGGAGCCAGTTGGCCGGTCTGCTCAACTCCGGCTACGACGCCGTCAAGGCGGTCAGCTCCTCCACCACCGTAGCCCTGCACCTCGCCAAGGGCGGCGACCTGAGCGGCACCCGCTGGTGGTTCGACAACGCCGTCTCCAACGGAGTGAAGTTCGACGCGATCGGCCTGTCGTACTACGGCTACTGGCACGGCACCCTCGCCGACTTCCAGACCACCCTGGACGACGCGGCCTCCCGATACGCCAAGCCCGTGTTCGTCGCCGAGACGGCCTACCCGTTCCGTCTCGACAGCGACGACTCGCTCACCAACCAGATCGACCTGTCCTCCGAACTGGTCTCCGGCTACCCGGCGACCGCGGCCGGCCAGCTGGCCTGGATGAACGCCGTCGCGAACATCGTGGAGGCCGTCCCGAACGGCCGCGGCCTCGGCGTCTTCTACTGGGAGGCGACCTGGACGGCCGTCACCGGCAACGGCTGGGACCCGACCGACGCCTCCTCCGGCAACGGCTGGGAGAACCAGGCCCTGTTCGGCTACGACGACAAGGCCCTGTCCTCCATGTCCTGGTTCAGCCACCGCTGA
- a CDS encoding SMP-30/gluconolactonase/LRE family protein gives MDRRAPLVPLRYITLPGHGPEDVVADPRGRILTGVSDGRILRVEGLEDPPTARVEHIGEIGGRPLGLELLPDGDLLVCCADGALLRVDPEGGSGNVRVLTESAAGERLRFCSNVVALPDGTVYFTVSSQVHPLADWMGDLVEHTGTGRLLRLAPGAREAEVALEGLQFANGLARSADDSFLIVAETGARRLTRYWLTGPRAGQAEPLVEHLPGFPDNLWRGAPDGPVWVALAGPRVPPLDLLHRTGPAVRRRAARLALKAPYRPSGWAGVLAIDDEGRILHHLTRRRSGFRMVTSVCETGGRLVLGSLWERGIAVCEAPVPK, from the coding sequence ATGGACCGTCGGGCGCCTCTCGTCCCCCTCAGGTACATCACTCTCCCCGGTCACGGCCCCGAAGACGTCGTCGCCGACCCCAGAGGGCGGATCCTGACCGGGGTGTCGGACGGGAGGATCCTGCGCGTCGAGGGTCTTGAGGATCCGCCCACGGCCCGCGTCGAGCACATCGGCGAGATCGGCGGCCGCCCCCTCGGCCTCGAACTCCTCCCGGACGGCGACCTGTTGGTCTGCTGCGCCGACGGCGCCCTGCTGCGCGTCGACCCCGAGGGCGGTTCCGGCAACGTGCGGGTCCTGACCGAGTCGGCGGCGGGGGAGCGGCTGCGTTTCTGCAGCAATGTCGTCGCCCTGCCCGACGGAACCGTCTACTTCACCGTCTCCAGCCAGGTCCACCCCTTGGCGGACTGGATGGGCGACCTCGTCGAACACACCGGCACCGGACGTCTGTTACGCCTCGCCCCCGGCGCCCGCGAGGCCGAAGTCGCCCTGGAGGGGCTGCAGTTCGCCAACGGCCTCGCGCGCAGCGCCGACGACTCCTTCCTGATCGTCGCCGAGACCGGCGCCCGCCGCCTCACCCGCTACTGGCTCACCGGCCCCCGGGCCGGACAGGCCGAGCCCCTCGTCGAGCACCTGCCGGGGTTCCCGGACAACCTGTGGCGCGGCGCGCCCGACGGCCCCGTCTGGGTGGCGCTGGCCGGGCCGCGCGTCCCCCCGCTCGACCTTCTGCACCGGACCGGCCCCGCGGTCCGCAGGCGCGCCGCCCGGTTGGCCCTGAAAGCGCCGTACCGTCCCTCGGGGTGGGCCGGTGTGCTGGCGATCGACGACGAGGGCCGCATCCTGCACCACCTCACCCGCCGCCGCTCCGGATTCCGCATGGTCACGAGCGTCTGCGAGACCGGTGGCCGACTCGTCCTGGGCAGCCTCTGGGAGCGCGGCATCGCGGTCTGTGAGGCGCCCGTGCCCAAATGA
- the crcB gene encoding fluoride efflux transporter CrcB — protein MTAPQAESLRTSASRRTAGTGQFPVVAVVAVGGGIGAAARYAASLWWPTPTAGFPWTVFWVNVIGCAVIGVFLVLVTEAMTAHRLVRPFFGTGVLGGFTTFSTYAVDLQKLFDGGRPGTALAYLVGTLCAALTAVWLAATATRRTLQWRRP, from the coding sequence ATGACAGCCCCGCAGGCCGAGAGCCTGCGCACCAGCGCATCGCGGCGCACCGCCGGGACGGGTCAGTTCCCGGTGGTCGCCGTCGTGGCGGTCGGCGGCGGCATCGGCGCCGCCGCCCGCTACGCGGCCTCCCTGTGGTGGCCCACCCCAACCGCCGGCTTCCCCTGGACCGTCTTCTGGGTGAACGTGATCGGCTGCGCGGTGATCGGCGTCTTCCTGGTCCTCGTCACCGAGGCCATGACCGCCCACCGGCTGGTGCGCCCGTTCTTCGGCACCGGCGTGCTCGGCGGCTTCACCACCTTCTCGACGTACGCCGTCGACCTCCAGAAGCTGTTCGACGGCGGCCGTCCCGGCACCGCCCTGGCCTACCTGGTGGGGACCCTGTGCGCGGCGCTCACGGCGGTGTGGCTCGCGGCCACGGCGACCCGCCGCACTCTGCAGTGGAGGCGACCATGA
- a CDS encoding DUF190 domain-containing protein: protein MTRLTGSALRLTVFVGENDTWHRKPLYTEIVHRAHAAGLAGASVFRGIEGFGASSLIHTARLLSLSEDLPVAVVVVDTEERVRAFLPELDELVTEGMVTLDPCEVIRYVGRGEKQGGKRSRSRSRSRSGNPDDSGTEGKKSL, encoded by the coding sequence ATGACGAGACTCACCGGCAGCGCCCTGAGGCTGACCGTCTTCGTCGGCGAGAACGACACCTGGCACCGCAAGCCCCTCTACACGGAGATCGTGCACCGCGCCCACGCGGCCGGTCTCGCCGGGGCCAGCGTCTTCCGGGGCATCGAGGGCTTCGGGGCGTCTTCCCTCATCCACACCGCCCGGCTGCTCTCGCTCAGCGAGGACCTGCCGGTGGCGGTCGTCGTCGTGGACACCGAGGAACGGGTGCGGGCCTTCCTGCCCGAGCTCGACGAACTGGTCACGGAGGGCATGGTCACCCTCGATCCGTGCGAGGTGATCAGGTACGTCGGCCGGGGCGAGAAGCAGGGCGGGAAACGGAGCCGGAGCCGGAGCCGGAGCCGGAGCGGGAATCCGGACGATTCGGGCACGGAGGGTAAGAAGTCGTTGTGA
- the crcB gene encoding fluoride efflux transporter CrcB, with product MNWLVVVAGGMIGAPLRYLTDRAVQSRHDSVFPWGTFVVNMTGCLILGTLTGAAGVGPDLRLFLGTGLCGALTTYSTFSYETLRLTETGAGLYAAANAVASVVVGLGAAFAGVAIGQSVWT from the coding sequence GTGAACTGGCTGGTCGTCGTCGCCGGCGGCATGATCGGCGCCCCGCTGCGCTATCTGACCGACCGCGCGGTGCAGTCCCGGCACGACTCCGTCTTCCCCTGGGGCACCTTCGTCGTCAACATGACCGGCTGCCTGATCCTCGGCACGCTGACCGGCGCCGCCGGTGTCGGCCCCGACCTGCGGTTGTTCCTGGGGACCGGGCTGTGCGGGGCCCTGACGACGTACTCGACGTTCTCGTACGAGACGCTACGGCTCACCGAGACCGGCGCGGGCCTGTATGCCGCTGCCAACGCCGTCGCGAGCGTCGTCGTCGGCCTCGGGGCCGCGTTCGCCGGGGTGGCGATCGGCCAGTCGGTGTGGACATGA
- a CDS encoding undecaprenyl-diphosphate phosphatase, which produces MSAISVGQAVVLGAVEGVTEFLPVSSTGHLKITEGLMHIPVDDDAVVGFSAVIQVGAIAAVLVYFRKDIVRIVSAWFRGLRHREERQHHDYKFAWWVIYATIPIVVVGLAAKPLIEGPLASLWVVAGSLIVGSGVMWAADQMGRHKRGEDDTSFKDAMLVGSSQILALLFPGFSRSGATMSTALMLDLDRVAATRLSFFLGIPALTGAGIYELKDALGTGAGAAPLAVGTAVSFVVAYASIAWLLKFVAKHSFNAFVVYRIVVGLALFGLLATGVLDS; this is translated from the coding sequence ATGAGCGCCATCTCCGTCGGCCAAGCCGTCGTCCTCGGAGCCGTCGAGGGAGTGACCGAGTTCCTCCCCGTCTCCTCGACCGGACATCTGAAGATCACCGAAGGCCTGATGCACATCCCGGTCGACGACGACGCCGTCGTCGGATTCTCGGCCGTGATCCAGGTCGGGGCGATCGCCGCCGTGCTCGTGTACTTCCGCAAGGACATCGTGCGGATCGTGTCGGCCTGGTTCCGGGGACTGCGCCACCGCGAGGAGCGACAGCACCACGACTACAAGTTCGCCTGGTGGGTGATCTACGCGACCATCCCGATCGTCGTCGTGGGCCTCGCCGCCAAACCGCTCATCGAGGGGCCGCTGGCCTCGCTGTGGGTGGTCGCGGGCTCGCTGATCGTCGGCAGCGGCGTGATGTGGGCGGCGGACCAGATGGGCCGCCACAAGCGGGGTGAGGACGACACCTCGTTCAAGGACGCGATGCTGGTCGGCAGCTCCCAGATCCTCGCGCTGCTCTTCCCCGGCTTCTCCCGTTCCGGCGCCACCATGTCCACCGCGCTCATGCTCGACCTGGACCGGGTCGCCGCCACCCGGCTGTCCTTCTTCCTCGGCATCCCCGCCCTGACCGGCGCCGGAATCTACGAGCTGAAGGACGCCCTCGGCACCGGCGCGGGCGCCGCGCCCCTGGCCGTCGGCACGGCCGTGTCATTCGTCGTCGCCTACGCCTCCATCGCCTGGCTGCTGAAGTTCGTCGCCAAGCACTCCTTCAACGCGTTCGTCGTCTACCGCATCGTCGTCGGCCTGGCCCTGTTCGGCCTGCTGGCCACCGGAGTCCTCGACAGCTGA
- a CDS encoding FadR/GntR family transcriptional regulator — MEAVLTHLRGAIERGEYAIGDKLPSEAELCRTLEVSRPVLREALRALQTMGLTVAKTGKGTFVIANTVEDPTFGDYAASDLLEVRRHVEIPVAGYAALRRTPENLDHLAHLLDRMERETDTTAWVAMDTLFHLAVAEAAQNPVFRRVIEEIRDALARQSAFLNELGGRREQSNREHRAIVEALIDGSEPDAVEAMSHHLDRVETTLTDIVRAPRTNPHLEGGPAA; from the coding sequence ATGGAAGCGGTCCTCACCCACCTCCGCGGCGCCATCGAGCGCGGCGAGTACGCCATCGGCGACAAGCTTCCCTCCGAGGCCGAGCTCTGCCGCACCCTCGAGGTGTCCCGGCCCGTCCTGCGGGAGGCCCTGCGCGCCCTGCAGACCATGGGCCTGACGGTCGCCAAGACCGGCAAGGGCACCTTCGTGATCGCGAACACCGTCGAGGACCCCACCTTCGGCGACTACGCGGCCAGCGACCTGCTCGAGGTGCGCCGCCACGTCGAGATCCCGGTCGCCGGGTACGCGGCGCTGCGCCGCACCCCGGAGAACCTGGACCACCTGGCCCATCTGCTCGACCGCATGGAGCGGGAGACGGACACCACCGCGTGGGTCGCGATGGACACCCTCTTCCACCTGGCCGTCGCCGAGGCCGCCCAGAACCCGGTGTTCCGCCGGGTCATCGAGGAGATCCGGGACGCACTGGCGCGTCAGTCGGCCTTCCTCAACGAGCTGGGCGGACGGCGCGAACAGTCCAACCGCGAGCACCGGGCGATCGTCGAGGCGCTGATCGACGGTTCCGAGCCCGACGCGGTGGAGGCGATGAGCCACCACCTCGACCGTGTCGAGACAACCCTCACCGACATCGTGCGCGCCCCGCGCACGAACCCTCACCTGGAAGGCGGACCCGCGGCGTGA